One Helianthus annuus cultivar XRQ/B chromosome 12, HanXRQr2.0-SUNRISE, whole genome shotgun sequence genomic region harbors:
- the LOC110892547 gene encoding ethylene-responsive transcription factor ERN1, with translation MGLISTTLSCKRPSGRWVAEIKDTIQQIRVWLGTFDTAEEAARAYDEAACLLRGSNTRTNFWPCNPSNKSPALSSKITNLLLQRLKAKNGGSLENIGASSHSLQNHRLQESTHVQDSDFNQIFDIPDATSDSFSASSEYCSRNDVLGENYLVGDEPKVEENKEIDLGLTDLLCVDNVVDSSINYSLFEIADEITKENYIEDPSMLSEAMKRMKFERNVSASLYAFNGISECLKMTENPKHEKLSTLGPNHNVENDLGNVVEEKSENGHSFTSMESFSSSSSKEGDEAYLWSSFDLDSLDVFFRGSN, from the coding sequence ATGGGGTTAATATCAACAACTTTGTCATGCAAACGGCCCTCAGGAAGATGGGTGGCCGAGATTAAAGACACGATACAACAAATAAGAGTATGGTTAGGGACGTTTGATACCGCTGAGGAGGCTGCTAGAGCTTATGATGAAGCGGCGTGTTTGCTTCGCGGATCAAACACAAGAACCAATTTTTGGCCGTGTAATCCGTCTAACAAGTCTCCTGCTCTTTCTTCCAAAATCACTAATCTTCTGCTTCAAAGACTTAAAGCAAAGAATGGTGGCAGTCTTGAAAATATTGGTGCTTCTTCACATTCTTTACAAAATCATAGACTTCAAGAGTCAACCCATGTTCAAGATTCTGACTTTAACCAAATCTTTGACATCCCAGATGCCACTAGTGATAGTTTTAGTGCAAGTTCTGAATATTGTTCAAGAAATGATGTTTTAGGTGAGAATTATTTAGTTGGAGATGAGCCTAAAGTGGAGGAAAACAAAGAGATTGACTTGGGTTTGACCGATTTATTATGTGTTGACAATGTTGTTGACTCATCCATCAACTATTCTCTATTTGAGATTGCAGATGAGATAACCAAAGAAAACTACATTGAGGACCCATCCATGCTTAGTGAAGCCATGAAGAGAATGAAGTTCGAAAGGAATGTTTCGGCTTCTCTTTATGCATTTAACGGGATATCTGAATGTTTGAAGATGACGGAGAACCCAAAGCATGAAAAGTTATCAACGCTTGGTCCGAATCATAACGTAGAGAATGATTTAGGTAACGTAGTAGAAGAGAAATCCGAGAATGGGCATAGTTTCACTAGTATGGAATCATTTTCGTCTTCGAGTAGCAAGGAAGGAGATGAAGCTTATCTTTGGAGTTCTTTTGATCTTGATTCGCTAGATGTGTTCTTTAGAGGATCAAACTAA
- the LOC110892546 gene encoding uncharacterized protein LOC110892546: protein MELTQVHTLNLRGVLSVSKRIILARYWHFVSLSLLFFLPLSFYLIISPTLIHLPNHPFTYDHLIAYLVYTLIVYVLALCAIGTITYSTHHAFFGEPVSFLNSLKSLTFSFFPLASTAVVAHVLILVTLLTFLMFVASVLMFMNNLGIVIIDYNSVHFMWFSAIMGAVLIAIVIYFYVEWSLAFVVVVVESKWGFAALMRSSYLVKGMRSVSLLVMLYFGVCGVLLVGMCSENFYRSWPFGPLVFITTLGSVFLMMFMLRITAANTVLYNYCKALHGELALEVAEGFVQEYMNLPVDAGWF from the exons ATGGAATTAACACAGGTGCACACCCTCAACTTAAGAGGCGTCCTCTCCGTCTCAAAAAGGATCATCTTAGCCAGATACTGGCACTTTGTCTCCTTATCTCTCCTCTTCTTCCTCCCTCTTTCTTTCTATCTCATCATCAGCCCCACCCTCATCCACCTCCCCAACCACCCCTTCACCTACGATCATCTAATCGCTTATCTCGTCTACACCCTAATCGTCTACGTCCTCGCCCTATGCGCCATCGGCACCATCACCTACAGCACACACCATGCTTTCTTCGGTGAGCCTGTCAGCTTCTTAAACTCCCTCAAGTCCCTAACCTTCTCCTTCTTCCCGCTTGCTTCCACTGCGGTTGTAGCTCATGTTCTTATACTTGTTACCTTGTTAACCTTCCTCATGTTCGTTGCATCAGTTCTTATGTTCATGAATAACTTAGGGATTGTTATAATTGATTACAATTCAGTTCACTTCATGTGGTTTTCGGCCATCATGGGTGCGGTTTTAATCGCGATTGTTATATATTTCTACGTGGAATGGTCGTTGGCTTTTGTGGTGGTTGTTGTAGAATCGAAATGGGGATTTGCGGCTTTGATGAGGAGCTCGTATTTGGTTAAGGGGATGCGATCGGTTTCGTTGTTGGTGATGTTGTATTTTGGTGTTTGTGGTGTGCTCTTAGTGGGGATGTGTTCTGAAAATTTCTATAGAAGCTGGCCGTTCGGTCCGCTAGTATTTATTACGACACTTGGTTCGGTCTTTCTAATGATGTTTATGCTTCGGATTACTGCTGCGAACACTGTGTTGTATAATTACTGCAAGGCTTTGCATGGTGAATTGGCACTTGAGGTTGCTGAGGGGTTTGTTCAAGAGTACATGAATTTGCCTGTCGATGCTGGATG GTTTTGA
- the LOC110892545 gene encoding small nuclear ribonucleoprotein Sm D2-like: MVWTLGTKNEEEEFNTGPLSVLMLSVKNNTQVLINCVNNKKLLGRVRAFDRHCNMVLENIREMWTEVPKTGKGKKKALPVNKDRFISKIFLRGDSVIIVLRNPK; the protein is encoded by the exons ATGGTTTGGACCTTGGGG ACGAAGAATGAGGAAGAGGAGTTCAACACTGGGCCTCTCTCTGTCTTAATGTTGAGTGTCAAAAACAATACTCAG GTTCTTATTAACTGCGTGAACAATAAAAAGCTATTAGGTCGTGTTAGGGCCTTCGATCGACACTGCAACATGGTGCTGGAAAACATTAGGGAAATGTGGACTGAG GTGCCCAAGACAGGAAAAGGCAAGAAGAAAGCTCTTCCTGTTAACAAAGACAGATTTATTAGCAAAATATTTCTTCGAGGTGACTCCGTTATCATTGTGCTTAGAAACCCCAAGTGA